The Vigna angularis cultivar LongXiaoDou No.4 chromosome 6, ASM1680809v1, whole genome shotgun sequence genome contains the following window.
CAACATAATTCTTAATGTTGatattgttgatagggggagcactggtttagctgaacccacaatctcagtagTATCTTAactttttatgatgacaacgcataattaataacacatgtgaattatgtgttacatgttctatgcttacatgttatatgcgtatatgagaacatgattgtgttgttgttgtgtggttcattgcatttcattgtgttatatatgtgattttatccatgaatgcatgacacatgtttttggatgagaaaaatcacaagcactaatgttgaattttaattgtgtggcaaaacaacaattttaagttgATTTCATTATGGGGCGAGTCGATTAAAATttgtgtctttgcacaaacttttttcAAGTGTTCTatgagagtttttcaaagagaaaagttttcaaaactttgcttaacattgttgcataatcgattgcatgtgatatgtattcgattaagtttgttactgttttaaaatctgttaatgcttgatgtAACTGTCACAAcggatatatttttaaatgtgtcgaccaagcattaaattttattcgacttcattaattgtgaattcaattaattgctttgactGCTGCTAACTACTAtaacataattgttatattcgactgcattagtagcttagtttattaaaatgcgtcagagatatcttatactataaattgacgcgaatttgatttctgtaagaacttttgtgattctgacattttcatattcttttgcagaaagtttGATTCTTACAAAAAGAGGAAAAGCTTTAAGAAAACAAGATTGACCGGGGTGATCAACTGCTTGTAATTTCTTGAAAAGCAAGGTTGTTGtgttttcaaagtctgatctatCTATACATTTGGGTATCAACTGCAAGATCTGGTTCTACAATCTATTGGGCTGAGTTCCTTGTtgtgattacaagaagaagGATGTGTTGCGTTCTTAGCTTTGAGAGTTCCTGAAAGGGGTTAGACTACAGGAGAGGAGATTCTTGATGCTAGTTTGTTtatgtactgcctatattttgattagagggttagagaggtgttttatatttttgacgtgaggtcccTTGTTGTagaaaccttgatcattatagtgcattggcttcctgtggttggaaggataCTAGacgtaggcttggccgaactagtataaaaactcagtgtttgatctttcttatccctactctTTTACATTCAATCAATTACACTTTATACTCATTTGATTAAATTTCCGCTGCATTGAAAAGTGTAAAGGCATCTCTTTTGgtaaaaaagattttgaaagttttaaattttatatgtcACTAATTCAACCCCCcctcccctcttggtgtgagaaattgagccattctattttaacacttAATAGCTCATCCATTTTCCTTTGCATTCGAAATATAGATTTCTTCAACTTTCCAATCTTTTCAGAAGTTCTTTTGAATATGTTCATGACGAATCTTTCCAATTCAGATTTGGGAGTAAGTGAAACAGAGTTTTCATCAAAGTCAGATAGTTCAGTTTCATTTTTAGGTTGAGTGCAACACATCTCTAAGCACTCAACCATCAATAGTTTTCTTCATACCAACATATGTTAGTATAGCTTTTCCAATTTCATTTGTCATGTTGCAGATGATTTTGGTTTCACCAGAGAGAACAACTCGATAGAGTGTCAAGATTTTGCTAATGAACACCTCATATGGTAATTTATGTTAATCATTTATTCCTTTTGGCtccttaattgaatacacaattaATACAATTGATTTCCATTAAATGttggtcaaacatatttaaaaatatgaccgttacaGCAATTATGACCAATATGAAATCAGTTTTCAAAtcttaacaaacttaattgaatacacaatcCATGTAATCGATTAGTCTTTGACACTTAGAAGATTTTTGAATACACAATCCATCATAgcacatttgaaaatgatatgagcaaacacacgagttttaatcgatttaccaactaatgtaatcaattcaaaacttgttgttttgtcATAGTTCAAAACTCAAGTTGTATGATGAACCTAATTGATTATCTcaacattgtaatcgattaattcatGTAGATATGATTTttgtgcatgtggtttttctatttcaaaaaatatattatgcatACACAGATATGATCACTTTACAAACACAGTAGTATGCATCAGTCAATAGGATATGTCAAATGTATGTCAAATATGACAATCataatatgtgtatatatttcataataacCATAAGTAGTGTCGTCATCATCAtacacatgtgtttttattaatgatgtgttgtcatcatcaaaaaccattATCACAGGGATTGGGTTTAGCTATcacagtgctccccctatcaacaaagCTCAAGATTAGaaatactctcaagcttcattaATATACAAGCTTACTATTGTaacaagagaaaaaagagaaaacactttattagattgaattgtattgAACACATATCCTCTCTATGAGAGTAATTATCTAAAGACTTGTAAGCGATCTGATTGATTGCACATTCTGgagaaaattaaaacacttattttttAACTCGATTGAGTTGAAGGATTACTAGGCAACCTATCAGGTTAATAATAGGATTATCTAGTGGAAACTTGGAGTTGGTGAAACTCACCTAGACGGTGTATCAAAAGGATACCAGAAGCGTCTAAGAATACATGGAGTGGTTAAGAATACTACAAACCCACAAGAGTAGACTATCTACTCTAAGAGTAAACCATCTAATGTAAGATTAGGCTATCCAATGTAAAGTTGAAGATTGTCTAATGCATATAAGGTTATAAAAGATTAAGTATAAATAAGGTTAGTTAACCCTTAGTCAACCCAAAGTCATCCCTCAAAGAATTCAATTACAATCTTAATAAGTGAACAAACATAATGCGTAGAGAAAGcataaaattaaaggaaaaattaaGTTAAAGTTGGGTTGTTGTTGAAAATGgtattaaaagaatgaaaataaatcaattagAGAAACAAATTGACCATCTAGTTGTTAACActccgacaagtgtaccgaatcatattaagtaataataaatggtaagaccaagtattgtttctcaaaggactcacggcctagaaaGTTATgtaatttcttgattaaattagacttgtaaacaaaatcattgtggTTCAATTGCGAAAattaaacatgaatgcaagttttgatcaattggattgaaagatgcaaaagtgattgatgtaaaatatggaatgatgatgttgttggggtttctgacttatcctatccactctcatgtattaatgaattcatctttcttcattaatgttaattccactttctaatttaccataaactcgatgtctcgttgaagaaagcctactcctaatcactagtttacaatgtcttgtctccctagaaattattcatgcattacattttcacaaaagcttaaaggcaactgatcctcctattcctatgtctaggtaatatggCTTCCGGGAGAGTTTCCCCAGTTTTAGATTTCCCCGTGTGTCCAtatgaacaaaatcaataataatgcaattgaatgagttaaacaaagcatgcatagagtatagaggaaaaaccttaacaattaatgaagtaaatcatatataatcaagaatcaattcaatacatgagagtttcaaaggattacattgttTCCCAACAATAATGGAGGTTTAATTCACAaaagacatggtgaaactagatgaaaataatgaaaatatagaaccctaaaagttgaagatcagagcttccgcatccaaaatctgTCTCCAAGGGATGAAAGGAGTgtaatttcgcctctttcttTCCAAAtataccaaccctaggtcgactaaacccttatatagtttattaaaaattacataaaattggCCCAAGCCTAAGTTAacggcgctcagcggtaaaatggcgCTCAACAGTAAGTGCGACACTCAGAATTAGCCCTCAACGATGACGCTTAAGTGCGAGACAGTGTACTCAACAAGAAAgcttggcgctcagcggtaaaatggtGCTTAGCGgtaaaatggcgctcaacggtgaCTGTGATACTTGAATTGTGCACTTTcccttcctttcctgagtccaactccttgctacttcaactctttcatccaattcttctaaattcctgccaaaacaaggaaaaccaagcataaaaccaatCCAACTCTCTTAATtccacaacttaagcaaaaaaatgattttaggctagattctaagtcataaagggtgtttttgatgtcaaaattaagtataaaaataacattttttcaattgttatcacagccccaaacttagaactttgcttgtcctcaagcaaagaagatgtaactcagtcttcaccaatcaatacaatggttcaacacattcaaaaactctttctttcatgacaagtaattactcaaatcagctcatcaaatataattcagtcaagatgcacacatgcctTGATTCACAACTACTCATcatggtgttcacataatcacatactCTCCAACAGatgctattctcatgaatgatcaattaagtaagcatagatgtaatcaagTGCTCATGGAATCATTCCTCACCAgttaaagtgtttcactcaatcacacaagtgtatatagaggtccctcattcactctactatcacaatgtcacatggatcaactttacctttcatttaaccacaatcaaacacattcacgAGCAaccatcatcacaaggactttctacgacttataatgtggctgggttAAGAAGagaattggtttttctagatcacaaaatccttgagttaagagattCATTTACAAGCACTCTCActtcttcttcccaactttcccttgcattaagctttgctttttctttctttttctttctttttttcttttgtttttcaatttgctCAACACTTAGATCAATGCTTATGTGTTTCCCCTTTTcaaatttcccaacaaccccaaacttgaacctttatcaatatcACATATATTAtccacttaactcaaggtaaatattttcacaaaggtttttcaaataatgtttaaagctaaaggttcaaaggatagaacacattgtgctctcttttactaggttaaaatcatgcattggctaaaaaaggataacaacagatggccttgatcatatgacacattcaagcaattgattcaatcacaGAAACCTGGGAAAagtcatgctttcaaagtaatagtcATCATTCACAAAATCTctagagttcaaaacctcacatataggctcatttaACATTCCATATATTCCAGATACaaatcctgcttagcatcataatcacaatcacaacatcatacATCTAttcacatagcttgtgaacaaccacctgtatatcagcatatggtgtacaatctcaacatcaatcaatatccaagcatcatcaagcaatactcatcatgcacaAGTCAATCAAACTATCACATtagataaagtttcaaactgagtacatcacaacctattccaaaaacagaagcaaataagttcaacaatacAAAGATAAGTTTTtagaaaactgggttgcctcctagtaagcgcttctttaacgtcactagcttgacccaataagctcaTGGATCCCTCAGCTTCAGAACTGTTGAGAGACATTCCACTTCTCCTCCCAAAtaatgcttgagacgttgaTCACTCACTACCCAACTTCTCTCTGGATCACTGGCAGCTGGATCTACcaattcaattgctccatgaGGACGCACTTCCTTCACTGTGAACGGTCCTGACCACTTTGACTTCAACTTCCCAGGAAACAACTTCAAACGTGAATTGAACAACAACACCTGCTGCCCTGGAGTAAAAACTCTTTTTATCAGCTTCTtgtcatgatagaattttaCCCTCTCTTTGTAGCTcctggatgaatcatatgcatgcaacCACATCTCTTCAAGCTTCAATATCTGCCTTCTgcatttattttgaatatttgagggatcaaaattcaaaaattttagaGCCCACAAATCTTTATGCCCAGAGATCATCATCCAGTTTCtgtgaccaatcctttcttgatgaagcaATTGTTTTCTCTAAAATCCTCTTTATCTCTCTGTTAGACACCTTAGCTTGTCCATTTGTCTGTGGATGATAAGATGCAGGCACCTTATGTCTCacaccataatgtttgagtacttttgcAAGCTGAAAGttacaaaaatgagatcctccatcactaataagtactcttggagttccaaagCATGAAAAAACCTGCCTCTTCAGAAATTTAATCACAGTGCTAGCATCATTCTTGGGACAAGCCAgagcttccacccatttactcacataatccactaccaccaatatatattcattgttgaaagatggtggAAAGGGTCCCAGAAAatcaataccccagcaatcaaagacttcaacctctaaaatgccttgtaatggcatctcatgacgtcttGAAATAGCCCCAAtcctttgacatttatcacaatttctggcatgattatgagcatctttaaacagggtaggccaataaaatcctgattGGAGAACTTTTGTTGATGTTCTTCCTCCATTAAAATGTTTCCCGTAAGGTGAATCATAATagtgccagagaattccttctgcttcttcattcgTCACACACCACCTCAAAAGATTATCAgctccaatcttgaacaaataaggatcacCCCAGataaactgcttggcatcatgtaaaattttttttctttgttgccaattaAGATCTTCTGGAATTACTcctgcagctttgaaattagccatatcaggcCTTTGTTGgatatacatgagtgtttcatctgaaaaTGATTCCCAGATTTCAGCTTCCTTGCTTATAACTTCATTGTTAACCAACCTAGATAAGTGATCATCTATTACATTTTCACTTCCCTTCTTGTCACGGATCTCCACATCAAACTCTTGTAGTAATAGCACCCATCTAATCAATTTCGGCTTAGAATCTGACTTGGTTAGCAAATACTTTATAGTTGCATGATCTGTGTAGATGATCACtttagacccaatgagataaggtctaaaATTCTCTAAAGCATACACAATAGCAAGAAATTCTTTTTCTATGGTGGCATAATTCAATTGAGCTTCATTCAAAAACTTACTAGCATAATAGATAGTATGAaatactttctcttttctctgacCTAACACAACACCTATTGCATAATCATTGGCATCacacatcaattaaaatttcGATTCCAATCTAGAGCTACCATCACTTGGGCCGAGATCAATTTACTTTTCAAGATGTCAAAAGCTTttaaacattcttcattcatcacaaatgGTACATCTTTAACTAGCAAATTACTCAACGGTTTGGCAATCTTTGAGAAGAATTTAATAAATGttctataaaacccagcatgGCCTAAAAAACTTCTAATTCCcttcacatttgttggtggaggaagtttctcaatgacctCTACTTTGACTTTATCCACTTCAATCCCCCTAGCAGAAATTTTGTGACCTAACACAATTCCTtctgttaccatgaaatgacatttctcccagtTAAGCACAAGATTCGTTTGAACACATCTCTTGAGGACAATATCCAGATTCACCAAACACCTTTGGAATGAATCTCCAAatactgaaaaatcatccatgaagacttcaatacaCTTCTCTATGATATCCAaaaaaattgcctgcatacacctttgaaaagTAGTTGTAGCATTACATAAcccaaatggcatctttctgTAAGCAAATACACTAAATGGACACGTAAATGTTgtcttctcctggtcttttggatctaccacaatttgattgtatccagaatgTCCATCTAGCAAGCAATAGAAAGCCTGACCCGCAAATCTTTCCAGCATCTGATCCATAAAAGGAAGGGGAAAATAATCCTTCCTAGTAGCGTTATTTAGCTTCCTATAATCAATGCACATCCTCCATGCAGTAATAGTCCGTGTAGGAATGAgctcattcttctcattatagattactgtcatcccacctttctttggcactacctgtactggactcactCATTCACTGTCAAAGATCGAATATCTAATGTCATCTTCCAGAAGCTacaatacttcttttctaaccacctccttcattactagatttaaccttctctgtggttgagcacttggtcTATAGTCATcctccataaatattttatgcatgCAGTAAGTTGGACTTATACCCTTGACATCTGAAATTGAACACCCAatagcttctttgttggctttcaatatttccaccaacttttcttcttcttcatgaaGCAAAGAATTACTAATGATGACTGGCTTAGTTCCATCTTCTCCTAagaaaacatacttcaaatgtgatGGTAACCTCTTTAACTCCAAATTCTTTTCTTTGATGTCTTTTTTGATATCAATCATCTCAAAATTATCCTCCTCCTCTGGGATCTCCTTAAATGTCTCCAAATTCGTGATACActcatcaattattttttcttcttcttcattcaagTCTTCACAggcatcaataagagttttctcTAACGGAGAAGAAATGTGTACAATcctttcttgcaccatacaaacttcatcaagtatatcaaatttGAAACATGCTTTATCATCTTTAGGATGTGTCACTGCTTTGAATAcatcaaaatttacttcttcatcttgaacTCTTACTTTAAGTTtgccattctccacatcaattaaaactctagtaGTCTTCATAAATGGTCGCCCAAGGATGAGAGGCACATCTCCATACTCTTCCATCTCCAATATgacaaaatccactggaaatacaaatttgtctaCCTTCACTAGTACATCTTCAACCACCCCATATGGTTATTTAAGAGAACTGTCCGCCAATTGGAGTGTCATTCTAGTAGGCTTGAGTTCCAAATCTTCAATTCTTTTGAACATAGCAAGcagcatcaaattaatgctagctcccaaatcaatcaatgttCTTCCAACTTCCAATTCTCCGATGGTACACgaaatagtgaagcttcctagATCTTTGAACTTAGGAGGTAGtttttgtatgattgcactgcaattaccttgcacttcaatggtctccttctcaatatattttctcttctttgtaaGAAGCTCCTTCAAAATTTTTGCATATGacggcatctgttgcaatgcttcaaaGAAAGGTATAATAATCTCCAATTTTTAAACATCTCCATGAACCGCtcaagttgtttttctttttccttctttgaaTAGGTCTTGGGATAAGGAAGGGATTTTTCAacatctctttctttttttctctcatctacctcttctttctttttttctccctcAATTCTCTCTTTCTGCTCACTTACTTCTTCCTTACtcacattttctttctcttttctctctatttttctctcctctaacactttGCCACTTCTTGTAACAATCGTTTTCCATTCTTCCCTCAAATTACTTTTCGCATCCTTCTCACAACCCTCAATCTTGTTGACCAATTTCCCAATGTGCATCTTCATACTGTTAAATGCAGCCTCTacattcttacaataagagACGCTCATTTTCATGAGTTGGTGGAAAGTTTCCTCAAGCTTTGTGGTTTTCTCAATTGGAGTGGGTTGTTGCTGCAGCGGTTTCTGCTGCCTTTGAaccattaaaatattatatatctctTGTGGTAATAAAGAAAGCTTCTTTGTCACTTCTTCCAGCTGTtgagtaataattttattttgaacaagtaaggcatcttgagattgcaattgtaggactcccttctgttgaggtggagctcctctttcactatgcatctcgttgtcattagtagccatgttgtctatcaattcaaaagcttcctctggagtcttgcatttgatattacctccaattgaggcatcaagcatcaatttggtttgtgaaccaagacctccaaggaaaagaatgagtACCATTGTttcgtcaaagccatgagtgggcatctttctcaacaagctcctgtatctatcccatgcttgacctagcgtctcctccatgccttgtctaaaagaagaaatttcttatttccctttgttgattttggattgtgggaagtacttctttagaaactttgaaaccacggcttcccattcagtaaagctatcctcCGGGAAAGATATCAACcatagcttagcattgcctcccaatgagaaaggaaacaaactaagctttatagcgTCATCCgacacaccattgatctttacagtgttgcaaatctcattgaatgtcgttagatgctcatatggactttcatgtgacaaTCCATTAAAATTGCTGCTCTTCATCAATTGTATCAacgctggtttcacctccatatttgcaacattgaccctcggccttgctatactattaagtgatgagggccaacaactgtgGTGTAATCCGCCAGAGTACGTGTACCATTGTTCTCTCCAGCCATCTCTTCAGTACTTTggttagatctttgtggtgagggttgtagaagtgtctctggagaaggaaataattctctagatgttcaGCTTCTCCttctccgtctactctcgtccaatccttcaagaagaggttacgttgttttcttgctcctagtccgaattgtatcctgcatacacaagaaaacaaaaccctagaaacaattgttagcacaaaaagataaaaaagataaaaaatataaaaagataaaaagataacataaaaagataaaaatataaaaagataaaaataaaaatcaagtcaaagctaatcaataatcacagaaataaaatagttaaaccTCGAGTCCctggcaacgacgccaaaaacttgttaacacttcggcaagtgtaccgaatcgtatcaagtaataataaaatggtaagaccaagtatgtttcccaaaggactcacgacctagatagttatgtgatttcttgattaagttatacttgtaaacaaaatcattgtggTTGAATTGCGAAAtttaaacatgaatgcaagttttgatcaattggattgaaagatgcaaacgtgattgatgtaaaatatggaataatgatgttgttggggtttccgacttatcctatccactatCATGTATTCataaattcatctttcttcattaatgttaatgtcattttctaatttaccttaaacccgatgtctcggtgaagaaagcctgctcctaatcactagtttacaatgtcttgtctccctagcaattattcatgcattacattttcacagaagcttaaaggcaactgatcctcctattcctatgtctaggtaatatttcTTCCGGGATAGTTTCCCAGTTTTAGCTTtccccatatgtgtccatatgaacaaaatgaataatcatgcaattgaatgagttaaacaaagtatgcatagagtatagaggaaaaactctaacaattaatgaagtaaagcatatataatcaagaattaattcaataatgggagtttcaaaggattacatcatttccccaaaaacaatggaggtttagttcaccatagacatggtaaAACtacatgaaaataat
Protein-coding sequences here:
- the LOC108344094 gene encoding uncharacterized protein LOC108344094, whose translation is MWLHAYDSSRSYKERVKFYHDKKLIKRVFTPGQQVLLFNSRLKLFPGKLKSKWSGPFTVKEVRPHGAIELVDPAASDPERSWVVSDQRLKHYLGGEVECLSTVLKLRDP